One Micromonospora sp. WMMD812 genomic window carries:
- a CDS encoding lantibiotic dehydratase codes for MNPAVLSQSPPRNAAPAGWRTGAYFTARVAGLPLSTVDPLRCPTVCAWADDVLALEQQLAADGERLSQVLYELVNDNEDESARRRLLTLRRQIFGNVLPSAPEPALAAVEQARPEALPAVRRWLERRARLARRYDEGGAIFAADVARARAHLWRLADEPRLRGGLQLASPTLDEQLAAGAPPELTRPANKRTRRVERSLLSYLYRTACKTSPFSTFTAVALGRFADSGSGLEITVGEQWQRHVRLNVVLVSRLADLISADPRRRGDLSVALSPGWRRDADRIRYVRHWVTAGDDSAAVSFDSVRDGLFFLRRSGVLDELTALLQERGTMRCADLVDRLCAGTGAERGDGEAYLSTLLRLGMLRLVGLDTDVHVADPMRALAGTLARLGRPWAGQLAGRLDEITELVDAYRQGDLAQRRELLHRLRAALRAVMRSLGEEDPTLPQTLLYEDSRVAGPPVAVAAEPWQRLVGADLAAVERVLPAFDQNLPHRIMFHGFFLARFGVGGRCDDLLRLVEDFHDDLYDQYSSYTAGRRPFADDGSYTAEENWLGRPEMTALDQARQLFAGRLATLAGADPRRAELPLPAELLDEVGALLGETTRGVHPQGHFVQLALREPDPLLVLNQSFGGLSFPFSRFTHCFDADTPTLAERLRAQAAEVTPPGVVFAELTGGAATTNLNLHARLTDYVVVCPGETSSVPAERQLTLDDLYLVHDPETDRIVLRSTRLDREVVPVYLGYLVPMALPQIPRTLLLLSPASMVRLDVWRGVPAAATADGVTTRPRLRVGNVVLSRRSWSVRVRDLPDAGDPGADPTAFLDWRRWRARHGVPEQVFATVYPADPGRLVTNPKPQYVDFGSPLSTQALRAALNGPDDRVVLRELLPAADELAAHGERGGHVSELAVETFRTEERETR; via the coding sequence GTGAACCCGGCCGTGCTGTCGCAGAGTCCGCCGCGGAACGCCGCCCCCGCCGGCTGGCGCACCGGCGCCTACTTCACTGCCCGGGTCGCCGGCCTGCCACTGTCGACGGTCGACCCGCTCCGCTGCCCGACGGTGTGCGCCTGGGCCGACGACGTGCTCGCCCTGGAGCAGCAGCTCGCGGCCGACGGCGAGCGGCTCAGCCAGGTCCTCTACGAGCTGGTCAACGACAACGAGGACGAGTCGGCCCGGCGGCGGCTGCTGACGCTGCGCCGGCAGATCTTCGGCAACGTCCTGCCTTCCGCGCCCGAGCCGGCGCTCGCCGCGGTCGAGCAGGCCCGCCCGGAGGCCCTGCCCGCCGTGCGGCGCTGGTTGGAGCGACGGGCGCGGCTCGCGCGACGGTACGACGAGGGGGGCGCGATCTTCGCCGCCGACGTCGCCCGGGCGCGCGCGCACCTGTGGCGGCTGGCCGACGAACCGCGCCTGCGCGGCGGGCTCCAGCTCGCCTCACCGACCCTCGACGAGCAACTCGCCGCCGGAGCGCCGCCGGAGCTGACCCGGCCGGCCAACAAGCGGACCCGCCGCGTCGAGCGCTCGCTGCTCTCCTACCTGTACCGCACCGCGTGCAAGACCAGCCCGTTCAGCACCTTCACCGCGGTCGCCCTGGGCCGCTTCGCCGACAGCGGGTCCGGGTTGGAGATCACCGTCGGCGAGCAGTGGCAGCGGCACGTCCGGCTCAACGTCGTCCTGGTCTCCCGGCTCGCCGACCTGATCAGCGCCGACCCGCGGCGGCGTGGCGACCTGTCGGTGGCGCTGAGCCCGGGGTGGCGCCGCGACGCCGACCGGATCCGTTACGTGCGGCACTGGGTCACCGCCGGCGACGACAGCGCCGCGGTCAGCTTCGACTCGGTCCGCGACGGGCTGTTCTTCCTGCGCCGCAGCGGCGTCCTGGACGAGCTCACCGCCCTGCTCCAGGAGCGCGGCACGATGCGCTGCGCCGACCTGGTGGACCGGCTCTGCGCGGGCACCGGGGCCGAGCGAGGAGACGGCGAGGCGTACCTGTCGACGCTGCTGCGGCTCGGCATGCTCCGGCTGGTCGGCCTCGACACCGACGTGCACGTCGCGGACCCGATGCGGGCGCTCGCCGGCACCCTGGCGCGGCTCGGCCGGCCGTGGGCCGGGCAGCTCGCCGGCCGGCTCGACGAGATCACCGAGCTGGTCGACGCCTACCGGCAGGGCGACCTCGCGCAGCGCCGCGAGCTGCTGCACCGCCTGCGGGCCGCGCTGCGCGCGGTCATGCGGTCGCTGGGCGAGGAGGACCCGACCCTGCCGCAGACGCTGCTCTACGAGGACAGCCGGGTCGCCGGCCCTCCCGTCGCCGTCGCCGCCGAACCCTGGCAGCGGCTGGTCGGCGCGGACCTCGCCGCCGTCGAGCGGGTGCTGCCCGCCTTCGACCAGAACCTGCCGCACCGCATCATGTTCCACGGCTTCTTCCTGGCCCGGTTCGGCGTCGGCGGCCGCTGCGACGACCTGCTGCGGCTGGTGGAGGACTTCCACGACGACCTCTATGACCAGTACTCCTCCTACACCGCGGGCCGCCGCCCGTTCGCCGACGACGGCAGCTACACGGCGGAGGAGAACTGGCTGGGCCGGCCCGAGATGACCGCGCTCGACCAGGCGCGGCAGCTCTTCGCCGGGCGGCTCGCCACGCTCGCCGGCGCCGACCCGCGGCGCGCAGAGCTGCCACTGCCGGCCGAGCTGCTCGACGAGGTCGGTGCGCTGCTCGGCGAGACCACCCGCGGTGTCCACCCGCAGGGGCACTTCGTGCAGCTGGCGCTGCGTGAACCCGACCCGCTGCTGGTGCTCAACCAGTCCTTCGGCGGGCTCTCCTTCCCGTTCAGCCGGTTCACCCACTGCTTCGACGCCGACACGCCGACCCTCGCCGAGCGGCTGCGCGCCCAGGCGGCCGAGGTCACCCCGCCGGGCGTGGTCTTCGCCGAGCTGACCGGGGGCGCGGCCACCACCAACCTGAACCTGCACGCCCGGCTCACCGACTACGTCGTCGTCTGCCCCGGCGAGACCAGCAGCGTGCCGGCCGAACGGCAGCTCACCCTCGACGACCTCTACCTGGTGCACGACCCGGAGACGGACCGGATCGTGCTGCGCTCCACCCGGCTCGACCGGGAGGTCGTCCCCGTCTACCTGGGCTACCTGGTGCCGATGGCGCTGCCGCAGATCCCGCGCACGCTGCTGCTGTTGTCGCCGGCGTCGATGGTGCGCCTCGACGTGTGGCGCGGGGTGCCCGCCGCGGCCACCGCCGACGGGGTCACCACCCGGCCCCGGCTGCGCGTCGGCAACGTCGTGCTCAGTCGCCGCAGCTGGTCGGTCCGGGTACGCGACCTGCCCGACGCGGGCGATCCCGGCGCCGACCCGACGGCGTTCCTCGACTGGCGCCGGTGGCGGGCCCGGCACGGCGTGCCCGAGCAGGTCTTCGCCACCGTCTACCCGGCCGACCCGGGACGGCTGGTGACGAACCCGAAGCCGCAGTACGTCGACTTCGGCAGCCCGCTGTCGACGCAGGCGCTGCGGGCCGCCCTGAACGGGCCGGACGACCGGGTCGTACTGCGCGAGCTGCTGCCCGCCGCCGACGAGCTGGCCGCCCACGGTGAGCGCGGCGGGCACGTCAGCGAGCTGGCCGTGGAGACGTTCCGCACCGAGGAGAGGGAGACCCGATGA
- a CDS encoding SagB family peptide dehydrogenase: MTPENPGFAHAYATAILRRGREPMPPVDFTPDWGDAPRRGKYYPRASAFGLPAPPATGVDLDTALRGPGDADEPFTLPLLAGLLHHSYGLLGRRLGIQANTDLAALPSYAHANWHRGTASGGGLYPCSVYWVAGPGAGVTPGVYYYAHARHAMQRLLTGDVSARVNAAVDPPRPASQFLVIGVKYWQNAFKYNNFSYHAVSMDVGTLVQTWRLWAGAQGRQIRPVLWFDQAAVAELLGLAPDDEALFAVVPLTWAAPAGSPPAAAPPPAAGPAESAGQPATVRVRHHDQERSRTLLTFDTLRRINRSTAAAVDRPATGALAPAAAHPAPDGTRLPLPAAAPMTLPVEAALTARRSSFGRFLHRRPMAAEQLAALLRATAASTVPSEIDGPADRPLARIYAFVNHVAGVPAGGYAYDPQEHSLVAVTDGPPGAFLQRNYFLANYNLEQAAVVLVPTVRTHAVLDATGDRGYNLVNATVGAIAQSFYTAAAALRLGAGVALGFDSVSYVEELGLTENDEFPLLIMLAGDDRGQLGDYRYELR; encoded by the coding sequence ATGACGCCTGAGAATCCCGGCTTCGCCCACGCGTACGCGACCGCGATCCTGCGCCGCGGCCGTGAGCCGATGCCTCCGGTCGACTTCACCCCCGACTGGGGCGACGCACCCCGCCGCGGCAAGTACTACCCGCGGGCGAGCGCCTTCGGTCTGCCCGCCCCGCCGGCCACCGGCGTCGACCTGGACACCGCGCTGCGCGGCCCGGGCGACGCCGACGAGCCGTTCACGCTGCCGCTGCTGGCCGGCCTGCTGCACCACTCGTACGGGCTGCTCGGACGGCGGCTCGGCATCCAGGCCAACACCGACCTGGCCGCGCTGCCGTCCTACGCGCACGCCAACTGGCACCGCGGCACCGCCTCGGGTGGCGGCCTGTACCCGTGCAGCGTCTACTGGGTCGCCGGACCCGGCGCCGGGGTCACCCCGGGCGTCTACTACTACGCGCACGCCCGGCACGCGATGCAGCGGCTGCTCACCGGCGACGTCAGCGCCCGGGTGAACGCGGCGGTCGACCCGCCCCGCCCCGCCAGCCAGTTCCTGGTCATCGGGGTGAAGTACTGGCAGAACGCGTTCAAGTACAACAACTTCTCGTACCACGCCGTGTCGATGGACGTGGGCACGCTGGTGCAGACCTGGCGGCTCTGGGCCGGCGCGCAGGGCCGGCAGATCCGGCCGGTGCTCTGGTTCGACCAGGCCGCCGTCGCCGAGCTGCTCGGGCTCGCCCCCGACGACGAGGCGCTCTTCGCCGTCGTACCGCTGACCTGGGCCGCGCCGGCCGGCTCGCCGCCCGCCGCCGCCCCGCCGCCCGCCGCCGGCCCGGCGGAGTCGGCCGGGCAGCCGGCGACCGTCCGGGTGCGGCACCACGACCAGGAGCGGTCCCGGACCCTGCTCACCTTCGACACCCTGCGGAGGATCAACCGCAGCACCGCCGCGGCGGTCGACCGGCCCGCCACCGGAGCGCTGGCGCCCGCCGCCGCCCACCCGGCGCCGGATGGGACGCGCCTGCCGCTGCCCGCCGCCGCGCCGATGACGCTGCCCGTCGAGGCCGCCCTCACCGCCCGCCGCAGCAGCTTCGGCCGGTTCTTGCACCGCCGGCCGATGGCGGCGGAGCAGCTGGCCGCGCTGCTGCGGGCCACCGCGGCCAGCACCGTGCCGTCCGAGATCGACGGCCCCGCCGACCGCCCGCTGGCCCGGATCTACGCCTTCGTCAACCATGTCGCCGGCGTGCCCGCCGGGGGGTACGCGTACGACCCGCAGGAGCACAGCCTGGTCGCCGTCACCGACGGCCCACCGGGGGCGTTCCTGCAACGCAACTACTTCCTGGCCAACTACAACCTGGAGCAGGCCGCGGTGGTGCTCGTCCCGACGGTGCGCACCCACGCCGTGCTGGACGCCACCGGCGACCGGGGCTACAACCTCGTCAACGCCACCGTCGGCGCGATCGCCCAGAGCTTCTACACCGCCGCCGCCGCGCTGCGCCTCGGCGCGGGGGTCGCCCTGGGCTTCGACAGCGTCTCCTACGTCGAGGAGCTGGGGCTGACCGAGAACGACGAGTTTCCGCTGCTCATCATGCTCGCCGGCGACGACCGGGGGCAGCTCGGCGACTACCGTTACGAGCTGCGGTGA
- a CDS encoding TOMM precursor leader peptide-binding protein, giving the protein MSGGGSATDELVCAGLARLLAERGCDAEVVALGVRDELSAPARPARAPRVLLYGQLALLGPLPPAAACPTCLARRWQAVRHRDLRDAVELGGDTVAAGPWPYATPFVADFLHALIDAHRAAGVAPDGPDAAAPGVGTVLQVDLSTLRVHRVPLLPDPECPSCGGGVADAAELAVIELPATPKLAPNTFRGRDLDDYPLDVEAFANPVCGALGATLWQDVTSLSTSPAIGSFTLRSGRYLRETLYGGHADGYRRSARIAVLEGLERAAGLRPRGKRTAVTATLRELGGDALDPRECGLYTDAFYQANPYLHRFDPDRPITWVWGWSLRDQRAVLVPEILVYYHAASVEERFVQETSNGCASGASLVEAVYHGLMEAIERDAFLLAWYGGRSLPEIDPASIDRPQTRMMIDRLAMYGYRARFFDTRMTFDIPVVTAVAVREDGGLGTLAFGGGASLDPQAAITAALCEIATDSVMVRVRAGADEPRLRRMVTDFSQVQGLHDHPLLYGLPEMARHAGFLLERGPRPVQMAELYERDRPAPPVTADLRDDLERCLKTVTAQGFDVIAVDQTTPEQRDLGLATASVVVPGLLPIDFGWLRQRAPHARRLRTAFRAAGLLDRDLRDEEVHFVPHPFP; this is encoded by the coding sequence ATGAGCGGCGGCGGGTCGGCGACCGACGAGCTGGTCTGTGCCGGGCTGGCCCGGCTGCTCGCCGAGCGCGGCTGCGACGCCGAGGTGGTCGCGCTGGGGGTGCGTGACGAGCTGAGCGCACCCGCCCGGCCGGCGCGCGCGCCCCGGGTGCTGCTCTACGGGCAGCTGGCGCTGCTCGGGCCGCTGCCACCCGCGGCGGCCTGTCCGACCTGCCTGGCGCGCCGCTGGCAGGCGGTGCGGCACCGGGACCTGCGCGACGCGGTCGAGCTGGGCGGCGACACCGTCGCGGCGGGCCCGTGGCCGTACGCGACCCCGTTCGTCGCGGACTTCCTGCACGCCCTGATCGACGCGCACCGCGCCGCCGGCGTCGCGCCGGACGGTCCCGACGCGGCGGCGCCGGGCGTCGGCACGGTGCTCCAGGTCGACCTGTCCACCCTGCGGGTGCACCGGGTTCCGCTGCTGCCCGACCCGGAGTGCCCGAGCTGCGGCGGCGGGGTCGCCGACGCGGCGGAGCTGGCCGTGATCGAGCTGCCCGCCACCCCGAAGCTGGCGCCGAATACCTTCCGCGGCCGGGATCTGGACGACTACCCGCTGGATGTCGAGGCGTTCGCCAACCCGGTCTGCGGCGCGCTCGGCGCCACCCTGTGGCAGGACGTCACCTCGCTCTCCACCTCACCGGCGATCGGCTCGTTCACCCTGCGCAGCGGCCGCTACCTACGGGAGACGCTGTACGGCGGGCACGCCGACGGCTACCGGCGCAGCGCCCGGATCGCGGTGCTGGAAGGGCTGGAGCGCGCCGCCGGCCTACGCCCGCGCGGCAAGCGCACCGCGGTCACCGCGACCCTGCGGGAGCTGGGCGGCGACGCCCTGGACCCGCGCGAGTGCGGGCTCTACACCGACGCGTTCTACCAGGCCAACCCGTACCTCCACCGGTTCGACCCGGACCGGCCGATCACCTGGGTGTGGGGCTGGTCGCTGCGCGACCAGCGCGCGGTGCTGGTGCCGGAGATCCTCGTCTACTACCACGCGGCGAGTGTCGAGGAGCGCTTCGTCCAGGAGACGTCGAACGGCTGCGCCTCCGGCGCGTCGCTGGTGGAGGCGGTCTACCACGGCCTGATGGAGGCGATCGAGCGCGACGCGTTCCTGCTGGCCTGGTACGGCGGCCGCTCGCTGCCGGAGATCGACCCGGCCAGCATCGACCGGCCGCAGACCCGGATGATGATCGACCGGTTGGCGATGTACGGCTACCGGGCCCGGTTCTTCGACACCCGGATGACCTTCGACATCCCGGTGGTGACCGCGGTGGCCGTCCGCGAGGACGGCGGCCTCGGCACCCTGGCCTTCGGCGGCGGGGCGAGCCTGGACCCGCAGGCCGCGATCACCGCGGCGCTCTGCGAGATCGCCACCGACTCGGTCATGGTCCGGGTCCGGGCCGGCGCCGACGAGCCCCGGCTGCGTCGTATGGTGACCGACTTCTCCCAGGTGCAGGGGCTGCACGACCATCCCCTGCTCTACGGTCTGCCGGAGATGGCGCGGCACGCCGGGTTCCTGCTGGAGCGGGGCCCCCGGCCGGTGCAGATGGCCGAGCTGTACGAGCGGGACCGGCCGGCCCCGCCGGTCACCGCCGACCTGCGCGACGACCTCGAACGCTGCCTGAAGACGGTGACCGCGCAGGGCTTCGACGTGATCGCGGTCGACCAGACCACGCCCGAGCAGCGTGATCTGGGCCTGGCGACGGCGAGCGTGGTGGTCCCGGGGCTGCTGCCGATCGACTTCGGCTGGCTGCGCCAGCGCGCCCCGCACGCGCGGCGGCTGCGGACCGCGTTCCGCGCCGCCGGGCTGCTCGACCGCGACCTGCGCGACGAAGAAGTCCACTTCGTTCCCCACCCGTTTCCGTGA
- a CDS encoding TOMM precursor leader peptide-binding protein, with translation MSTAYETVAQTRPRMRHDVLFTRTEDGVLFHNANSGFRLSSATAYRLASVLVPHLNGRNRVADICAPLPAAQRAMIGELVSALYARGFARDIPEAEGDPAAILGPAVAAHFATQIAYVDHYTDRAQQRFATFRGTRIAVLGTGPVAVACATGLLRNGAATVTVPPAVEAALAPELAELDAAGCAATVEVLPAAGEVGWPELAAADIVVVAAGDDAPRDTLRLLAAGVPADRLLLPAWVAGGRMLVGPVQGPGRTGCWCCAMLRLGDNDETDAAGQVWRSAALPSGAAPAAAQPDGPLAAMVGNLLAYEVFRLTTGALPAETDGSVIVQHLASLDVLTERLLPHPRCAFCRPGPAESAWTAVELDAPPVETGEAADQSAQAQAAVERLAAHQPLLQPHLGVFRRYDDERWDQTPIKIGSVEFTDGSGRRRTVSAFDVHHVAAARLRALRVAAVAGAGHTAANEVAPGDVPRVGAARLGLASGWGDPADAWAAARSLLTGEAAAVPAAVLEPFGPANHGRGVEPTSAGGGAGGDLAEAVRSGLASALAGHALRQVVGGAATARRIRLDTIGTDPELVFLTKSAANLGVAVELLDLGGQPDTGVTVLLARSFDPTRGQWSYALAADPAWTVAAVAALRDVLGQAQLRAQDPDAVPDTGDPVLVDFDAGTVAVHGETDAAAGAVHRWADVLDRLREHGYDVLVAPVGGADLAAGGLVVVKVLLAAGEDR, from the coding sequence ATGAGCACTGCCTACGAGACGGTGGCGCAGACCCGGCCGCGGATGCGCCACGACGTGCTGTTCACCCGCACCGAGGACGGAGTGCTGTTCCACAACGCCAACAGTGGATTCCGGCTCTCCTCCGCCACCGCGTACCGGTTGGCGTCGGTGCTCGTCCCGCACCTGAACGGGCGCAACCGGGTCGCCGACATCTGCGCGCCGCTGCCCGCCGCGCAGCGCGCCATGATCGGCGAGCTGGTGAGCGCGCTCTACGCACGTGGCTTCGCCCGGGACATCCCCGAGGCGGAGGGTGATCCGGCGGCGATCCTCGGTCCGGCGGTGGCCGCCCACTTCGCCACCCAGATCGCCTACGTCGACCACTACACCGACCGGGCGCAGCAGCGCTTCGCCACCTTCCGGGGCACCCGGATCGCGGTGCTGGGCACCGGACCCGTCGCCGTCGCGTGCGCCACCGGCCTGCTGCGCAACGGCGCCGCCACGGTGACCGTCCCGCCGGCGGTCGAGGCGGCGCTCGCACCCGAGCTGGCCGAGCTGGACGCCGCGGGCTGCGCCGCGACCGTCGAGGTGCTGCCCGCCGCCGGCGAGGTCGGCTGGCCCGAGCTGGCCGCGGCGGACATCGTCGTGGTGGCCGCCGGCGACGACGCGCCCCGCGACACCCTGCGGCTGCTCGCGGCCGGCGTCCCCGCCGACCGGCTGCTCCTGCCGGCCTGGGTCGCCGGCGGCCGGATGCTGGTCGGCCCGGTGCAGGGCCCGGGCCGTACCGGTTGCTGGTGCTGCGCGATGCTGCGACTCGGCGACAACGACGAGACCGACGCCGCCGGGCAGGTGTGGCGGTCCGCGGCGTTGCCGTCCGGGGCCGCGCCGGCCGCCGCCCAGCCGGACGGGCCGCTCGCGGCGATGGTCGGCAACCTGCTCGCCTACGAGGTGTTCCGACTGACGACCGGCGCGCTGCCGGCCGAGACCGACGGCAGCGTGATCGTGCAGCACCTCGCCTCGCTCGACGTGCTGACCGAACGGCTGCTTCCCCACCCCCGGTGCGCGTTCTGCCGGCCGGGGCCGGCGGAGTCGGCGTGGACCGCCGTCGAGCTGGACGCGCCGCCTGTCGAGACCGGCGAGGCGGCCGACCAGTCCGCGCAGGCGCAGGCGGCGGTGGAGCGGCTCGCCGCCCACCAGCCACTGCTCCAGCCGCACCTGGGGGTGTTCCGCCGCTACGACGACGAGCGGTGGGACCAGACCCCGATCAAGATCGGCTCGGTCGAGTTCACCGACGGCAGTGGCCGGCGCCGCACCGTGAGCGCGTTCGACGTCCACCACGTCGCGGCGGCCCGGCTGCGGGCGCTACGGGTGGCGGCCGTCGCCGGCGCCGGCCACACCGCTGCCAACGAGGTGGCCCCCGGCGACGTGCCGCGGGTCGGCGCCGCCCGTCTCGGCCTCGCGTCGGGTTGGGGTGACCCCGCCGACGCCTGGGCCGCGGCCCGCTCACTGCTCACCGGCGAGGCGGCGGCGGTGCCGGCCGCGGTGCTGGAGCCGTTCGGGCCGGCCAACCACGGTCGCGGCGTGGAGCCGACCAGCGCCGGCGGGGGAGCGGGCGGCGACCTCGCCGAGGCGGTCCGGTCCGGGCTCGCCTCGGCGCTCGCCGGGCACGCGCTGCGGCAGGTCGTCGGCGGTGCGGCCACCGCCCGGCGGATCCGCCTCGACACCATCGGCACCGACCCCGAGCTGGTCTTCCTGACCAAGTCGGCGGCGAACCTCGGGGTGGCCGTGGAGCTGCTCGACCTCGGCGGGCAGCCCGACACCGGAGTGACGGTGCTGCTGGCGCGCTCCTTCGACCCGACCCGCGGTCAGTGGTCGTACGCGCTCGCCGCCGACCCGGCGTGGACGGTGGCCGCGGTGGCCGCGCTGCGCGACGTGCTGGGCCAGGCACAGCTGCGCGCACAGGACCCCGACGCGGTGCCGGACACCGGTGACCCCGTGCTCGTCGACTTCGACGCCGGCACGGTGGCGGTGCACGGCGAGACGGACGCCGCCGCCGGTGCGGTCCACCGCTGGGCCGACGTGCTGGACCGGCTGCGGGAGCACGGGTACGACGTGCTGGTGGCGCCGGTCGGCGGCGCGGACCTGGCCGCGGGCGGGCTGGTCGTGGTGAAGGTGCTGCTGGCCGCCGGGGAAGACCGATGA
- a CDS encoding AfsR/SARP family transcriptional regulator has translation MERVAVSPPGNDRAVRPAAFRVLGPLTLTSGADALVLPPSKVTSLLAALLLHPDEVVSVGALQQAIWGDERPASAKAALQTCALRLRQLFSRHGITGSVIKTVPGGYRITATAETVDLMRFRDLIRRSRDEPEPEAELAMLEEALALWSDPMLANVPSEALHRDVVPRISEERVRVIERVCDLKIGLGRDRSVQVDLWTATRAYPANERFSAQLVSVLYRTGRQADALAELRRIREHLGNELGVAPGPALRGLELTILRGEPPTPAGPAAAPVAAPTRHPLAPGFVGRDALGGTIADRLRAGCPIVALSGPPGVGKTALARHVGQLVADDFSGGQVRVEMGSATGSASPLEHVERQLLAARGRDAGARGGRRLLVLDDVVDAGQARELPALLAPGDALLLTSRQSLSGPVARLGGWLHRVEPLDPADSLRMLAAALGPEQVDADPRAATALAALCEHLPLALRIAATRILLRARMSLAEAVEWLRADPLGRLSLPGEPDMSLGFRFDETLSRTGEALAAAFVRLATAASTPITVGRAAELLDVEPPAARDLLDALVDHSLVEEAVDHYWIRGLLRRHAHAVADRPAPHPGPPPPPYRAKGSL, from the coding sequence ATGGAACGTGTCGCGGTGAGCCCACCCGGGAACGACCGGGCGGTCCGGCCGGCGGCGTTCCGGGTGCTCGGCCCGCTGACCCTCACCAGCGGCGCGGACGCGCTGGTCCTCCCGCCGTCCAAGGTGACCTCGCTGCTCGCGGCGTTGCTGCTGCACCCCGACGAGGTGGTGTCGGTCGGCGCGCTGCAGCAGGCGATCTGGGGCGACGAGCGGCCCGCCTCGGCCAAGGCCGCGCTGCAGACCTGCGCGCTGCGCCTGCGGCAGTTGTTCAGTCGGCACGGCATCACCGGCAGCGTGATCAAGACCGTCCCGGGGGGCTACCGGATCACCGCCACCGCCGAGACCGTCGACCTGATGCGCTTCCGCGACCTGATCCGCCGCAGCCGCGACGAACCGGAACCGGAGGCGGAGCTGGCCATGCTGGAGGAGGCGCTCGCGCTGTGGAGCGACCCGATGCTGGCCAACGTGCCGTCGGAGGCGCTGCACCGTGACGTGGTGCCCCGGATCAGCGAGGAGCGGGTCCGGGTGATCGAGCGGGTCTGCGACCTGAAGATCGGCCTGGGCCGGGATCGCTCCGTACAGGTGGACCTCTGGACCGCGACCCGCGCCTACCCGGCGAACGAGCGCTTCTCGGCGCAGCTCGTCTCGGTGCTCTACCGCACCGGCCGGCAGGCCGACGCGCTGGCCGAGCTGCGCCGGATCCGGGAGCATCTCGGCAACGAACTCGGCGTCGCCCCCGGCCCGGCGCTGCGCGGGCTGGAGCTGACCATCCTGCGCGGCGAACCGCCCACCCCGGCCGGCCCGGCGGCCGCGCCCGTCGCCGCGCCGACCCGGCACCCGCTCGCGCCCGGCTTCGTCGGCCGGGACGCGCTCGGCGGCACCATCGCCGACCGGCTCCGCGCGGGCTGCCCGATCGTGGCGCTCAGCGGCCCGCCCGGCGTCGGCAAGACCGCGCTGGCGCGGCACGTCGGCCAGCTCGTCGCGGACGACTTCTCCGGTGGCCAGGTGCGCGTCGAGATGGGCTCGGCCACCGGGTCGGCGTCGCCGCTGGAGCACGTCGAGCGGCAGCTGCTCGCCGCGCGCGGCCGGGACGCCGGCGCCCGTGGCGGCCGGCGGCTGTTGGTGCTCGACGACGTGGTCGACGCCGGCCAGGCGCGGGAGCTGCCCGCCCTGTTGGCGCCCGGCGACGCGCTGCTGCTGACCAGCCGGCAGAGCCTCTCCGGTCCGGTCGCGCGGCTCGGCGGCTGGCTGCACCGGGTCGAGCCGCTCGACCCCGCCGACTCGCTGCGGATGCTCGCCGCCGCGCTCGGGCCCGAGCAGGTCGACGCCGACCCGCGGGCCGCCACGGCACTCGCGGCGCTCTGCGAACACCTGCCGCTGGCGCTGCGCATCGCCGCCACCCGGATCCTGCTGCGCGCCCGGATGAGCCTCGCGGAGGCGGTCGAGTGGCTGCGCGCGGACCCGCTGGGCCGGTTGAGCCTGCCCGGGGAGCCGGACATGTCGCTCGGCTTCCGCTTCGACGAGACGTTGTCCCGGACCGGGGAGGCGCTGGCCGCGGCGTTCGTCCGCCTGGCCACCGCGGCGTCCACGCCGATCACCGTGGGCCGGGCGGCGGAGCTGCTGGACGTGGAGCCGCCCGCGGCCCGCGACCTGCTCGACGCGTTGGTCGACCACAGCCTGGTCGAGGAGGCCGTGGACCACTACTGGATCCGGGGGCTGCTGCGGCGCCATGCCCACGCCGTCGCCGACCGGCCCGCACCCCACCCCGGCCCGCCACCACCCCCGTACCGAGCGAAGGGATCCCTCTGA